The following coding sequences are from one Anguilla rostrata isolate EN2019 chromosome 16, ASM1855537v3, whole genome shotgun sequence window:
- the LOC135241948 gene encoding coatomer subunit beta produces MTAAENVCYTLINVPTDSEPPSEISLKADLEKGEVKAKTEALKKVIIMILNGEKLPGLLMTIIRFVLPLQDHTIKKLLLVFWEIVPKTTPDGKLLQEMILVCDAYRKDLQHPNEFIRGSTLRFLCKLKEAELLEPLMPAIRACLEHRHSYVRRNAVLAIYTIYRNFENLIPDAPELIHDFLVNEKDASCKRNAFMMLIHADQDRALDYLSTCIDQVHTFGDILQLVIVELIYKVCHANPSERARFIRCIYNLLQSSSPAVKYEAAGTLVTLSSAPTAIKAAAQCYIDLIIKESDNNVKLIVLDRLIELKEHPTHERVLQDLVMDILRVLSTPDLEVRKKTLQLALDLVSSRNVEELVIVLKKEVIKTNNVTEHEDTDKYRQLLVRTLHSCSVRFPDMAANVIPVLMEFLSDSNEAAAADVLEFVREAIQRFDNLRPLVIEKMLEVFHAIKTVKIYRGALWILGEYCHTKEDVQSVMTEVRRSLGEIPIVENEIKKEAGEVKPEEEVSAGPTQKLVTEMGTYVTQSALSSSRPTKKDEDRPPLRGFLMDGDFYVAASLATTLTKVALRYVANVQDKRKQNAFVAESMLIMATVLHLGKSSLPKKPITDDDVDRISLCLKVLSECPPLMSDIFNKECRRSLSHMLTVKLEEEKLSQKKESEKRSVTVQADDPISFMQLTAKNDTASKEDQFQLSLLAAMGTTQRKETADPLASKLNKVTQLTGFSDPVYAEAYVHVNQYDIVLDVLVVNQTSDTLQNCTLELATLGDLKLVEKPSPLTLAPHDFANIKANVKVASTENGIIFGNIVYDVSGAASDRNCVVLSDIHIDIMDYIQPAACTDAEFRQMWAEFEWENKVTVNTNITDLNDYLHHILSSTNMKCLTPEKALSGFCGFMAANLYARSIFGEDALANVSIEKPIHLGPDAPVTGHIRIRAKSQGMALSLGDKMNLSQKRNAA; encoded by the exons ATGACGGCCGCTGAAAATGTGTGTTACACCCTCATCAACGTTCCCACGGACTCAGAACCCCCGTCAGAAATCAGCCTGAAGGCTGatctgg AGAAGGGGGAGGTCAAGGCGAAGACGGAGGCTCTGAAGAAGGTCATCATCATGATCCTGAACGGGGAGAAGCTTCCGGGCCTCCTGATGACCATCATCCGCTTCGTCCTGCCCCTGCAGGATCACACCATCAAGAAGCTGCTGCTGGTCTTCTGGGAGATCGTTCCCAAGACGACGCCCGACGGCAAACTGCTGCAGGAGATGATCCTGGTGTGCGACGCCTACAGAAAG GACCTGCAGCACCCCAACGAGTTCATCCGTGGCTCCACCCTGCGCTTCCTCTGCAAGCtgaaggaggcggagcttctGGAGCCGCTGATGCCCGCCATCCGGGCCTGCCTGGAGCACAGGCACAGCTACGTGCGCCGAAACGCCGTCCTGGCCATCTACACCatctacag GAATTTTGAAAATTTGATCCCAGACGCCCCGGAACTGATCCACGATTTCTTGGTTAACGAGAAAGACGCCAGCTGCAAGAGGAACGCGTTCATGATGCTGATTCACGCAGACCAG GACAGAGCTCTGGACTACCTCAGCACCTGCATTGATCAGGTCCACACATTCGGGGACATCCTGCAGCTGGTCATAGTGGAGCTCATATACAAG GTGTGCCATGCTAACCCGTCGGAGCGCGCGCGCTTCATCCGCTGCATCTACAACCTgctgcagtcctccagcccCGCGGTGAAGTACGAGGCTGCGGGGACGCTCGTCACGCTGTCCAGCGCGCCCACCGCCATCAAG GCTGCGGCGCAGTGCTACATCGATCTGATCATCAAAGAGAGCGACAACAACGTCAAACTCATCGTCCTGGACCGGCTCATTGAGCTCAAAGAGCACCCTACGCATGAACGAGTTCTTcag GACCTGGTGATGGACATCTTGCGGGTTCTGAGCACGCCGGACCTGGAGGTCCGCAAGAAGACCCTGCAGTTGGCGCTGGACCTGGTCTCATCTCGAAACGTAGAGGAG ctggtgATAGTGCTGAAGAAGGAGGTGATTAAGACCAATAACGTGACGGAGCACGAGGACACGGATAAGTACCGGCAGCTGCTGGTCCGCACCCTCCACTCCTGCAGCGTGCGCTTCCCCGACATGGCCGCCAACGTCATCCCCGTG ctgatgGAGTTCCTGAGTGACAGCAacgaggcggcggcggccgaCGTGCTGGAGTTCGTGCGGGAGGCCATCCAGAGGTTCGACAACCTGCGGCCCCTCGTCATcgagaagatgctggaggtcTTCCACGCCATCAAGACCGTCAA GATCTACAGGGGGGCGCTGTGGATTCTGGGAGAATACTGCCACACTAAAGAGGACGTGCAGAGTGTGATGACGGAAGTGCGCAGGTCGCTGGGGGAG ATCCCGATAGTGGAGAACGAGATTAAGAAGGAGGCGGGGGAGGTGAAGCCGGAAGAGGAGGTGTCCGCCGGTCCCACGCAGAAGCTGGTGACGGAAATGGGCACTTATGTGACCCAGAGCGCACTCAGCTCCTCCCGCCCCACCAAGAAAGATGAGGACAG GCCCCCTCTGAGGGGATTCTTGATGGACGGAGATTTCTACGTGGCGGCTTCTCTTGCGACCACCCTGACCAAAGTGGCCTTGCGCTACGTGGCCAACGTTCAGGACAAGAGGAAGCAGAAT GCGTTTGTGGCGGAGTCGATGCTGATCATGGCCACCGTGCTCCACCTGGGGAAGTCCTCGCTGCCCAAGAAGCCAATCACGGACGACGACGTGGACCGCATCTCGCTGTGCCTGAAGGTGCTGTCCGAGTGCCCGCCCCTCATGAGCGACATCTTCAACAAGGAGTGCCGCCGCTCGCTGTCCCACATGCTCACCGtcaagctggaggaggagaaactCTCACAGAAG AAGGAGTCGGAGAAGCGGAGTGTGACCGTGCAGGCGGACGACCCCATCTCCTTCATGCAGCTCACTGCCAAAAACGACACCGCCTCCAAGGAGGACCAGTTCCAGCTGAGCCTGCTGGCTGCCATGGGAACCACCCAGAGGAAGGAGACGGCCGACCCGCTGGCCTCCAAACTCAACAAG GTGACTCAGCTGACTGGTTTCTCAGACCCTGTCTATGCGGAGGCTTATGTCCACGTTAACCAGTACGACATCGTCCTGGACGTGCTGGTGGTGAACCAGACCAGCGACACACTGCAGAACTGCACCCTGGAGCTGGCTACTCTGG GTGACCTGAAGCTGGTGGAGAAGCCGTCTCCCCTCACCCTGGCCCCTCACGACTTCGCCAACATCAAGGCCAACGTCAAAGTGGCGTCCACGGAGAACGGCATCATATTCGGGAACATAG tgtacgACGTGTCTGGAGCAGCCAGCGACAGGAACTGTGTGGTTCTGAGCGACATCCACATCGACATCATGGACTACATCCAGCCGGCCGCCTGCACCGACGCAGAGTTCCGCCAGATGTGGGCGGAGTTTGAGTGGGAGAACAAG GTGACGGTGAACACGAACATCACGGACCTGAACGATTACCTGCACCACATCCTCAGCTCCACCAACATGAAGTGCCTGACTCCGGAGAAG gctctcTCCGGGTTCTGCGGCTTCATGGCTGCTAACCTGTACGCCCGCTCCATCTTCGGGGAGGACGCCCTGGCCAACGTCAGCATCGAGAAGCCCATCCACCTGGGGCCGGACGCACCTGTGACCGGCCACATCCGCATCCGTGCCAAGAGCCAG ggcATGGCGTTGAGTCTGGGCGATAAGATGAACCTGTCACAGAAAAGGAATGCTGCGTAG